From Vicinamibacteria bacterium, the proteins below share one genomic window:
- a CDS encoding amidase family protein yields the protein MISFLIAVALLPQPEVPFDVFEKTIPELQEAMESGRVTSVEITRQYLERIEAFDRKPPALNAMIHLNPDAIEQAEALDRERAERGSRGPLHGIPVILKDNYDTFDMPTTVSSASLAEFVPPDDGFQVRKLREAGAVFIGKSNMHEFARGITTISSLGGQTLNPYDPTRNPGGSSGGTGAAIAASFAAVGMGSDTCGSIRIPAANANLFGLRVTQGLSSRDGIIPLSHTQDVGGPIARSVIDLALVLDATVGPDEADPQTASGGARRPPSYTAFLREGALDGVRLGILRSMFDEKEVTDVVLEAVDVMKAEGAEAVDVEVPDLSQLLESSGVIDMEFKHDFETYLRASGAPVQTLAEILGRGLYHDALESPLRRSDEKDTDSDEYAIALAKRDVVRDALLKVMADNRLDAIVYPSLRRRLAVVGDPQSGSACQVAAHSGLPAFSLPAGLTEDGVPVGIELLGKPFSEPDLIAMAFDYERVARPRVPPQRTPSLKSGPLSRAFTLEASQNGITVEATFLLDHPSQTLDYRIDLEGVLPGEVTSIRMHRGENGPIVALLEDGPRGSLLVRNRDLGALLAGDMHLAVATTTHPLGALVAPMRPK from the coding sequence ATGATTTCGTTTCTCATCGCGGTCGCGCTCCTGCCACAACCCGAGGTCCCGTTCGACGTATTCGAGAAGACCATTCCTGAGCTTCAAGAAGCGATGGAAAGCGGCCGAGTCACCTCGGTGGAGATCACCCGGCAATACCTGGAGCGCATCGAGGCCTTCGATCGCAAACCGCCCGCGCTCAACGCCATGATCCATCTGAACCCTGACGCGATCGAGCAGGCGGAAGCGCTCGACCGCGAGCGGGCCGAGCGCGGGTCTCGCGGGCCGCTTCACGGCATCCCGGTCATCTTGAAGGACAACTACGATACGTTCGACATGCCGACGACGGTGAGCTCGGCGTCGCTCGCCGAGTTCGTGCCGCCCGACGATGGTTTTCAGGTGCGCAAGCTTCGGGAAGCGGGAGCGGTCTTCATCGGCAAGTCGAACATGCACGAGTTTGCGCGCGGCATCACGACGATCAGCTCTCTGGGCGGACAAACGCTGAATCCTTACGATCCGACTCGAAACCCGGGCGGGTCGAGCGGGGGGACGGGTGCCGCCATCGCGGCGAGCTTCGCCGCGGTCGGGATGGGAAGCGATACCTGCGGGTCGATCCGCATCCCCGCGGCGAACGCAAACCTCTTCGGCCTGCGCGTCACCCAGGGGCTTTCGAGCCGCGACGGGATCATCCCGCTGTCACACACGCAGGACGTCGGAGGTCCCATTGCCCGTAGCGTCATCGATCTCGCCCTCGTTCTCGACGCCACGGTGGGTCCGGACGAGGCCGATCCCCAGACGGCTTCCGGTGGAGCTCGGCGCCCTCCGTCCTACACCGCGTTCCTGCGAGAGGGAGCACTCGACGGCGTGCGTCTCGGCATCCTCCGATCGATGTTCGACGAGAAGGAAGTGACCGACGTCGTGCTCGAGGCCGTCGACGTCATGAAAGCCGAGGGCGCGGAGGCGGTCGATGTCGAGGTTCCGGACCTCTCGCAGCTTCTCGAAAGCTCCGGCGTCATCGATATGGAGTTCAAGCACGACTTCGAAACCTACCTCCGAGCTTCAGGAGCTCCCGTGCAAACCCTCGCCGAGATCCTGGGCCGCGGCCTCTACCATGACGCGCTGGAAAGTCCCCTTCGCCGTTCGGACGAGAAAGATACGGACTCAGACGAGTACGCGATCGCCCTCGCCAAACGCGACGTCGTGCGCGACGCCCTGTTGAAGGTCATGGCAGACAACCGCCTCGACGCGATCGTCTACCCCTCGCTTCGACGGCGTCTCGCCGTCGTGGGCGATCCACAAAGCGGAAGCGCCTGTCAGGTTGCCGCTCACTCCGGTCTTCCCGCTTTCAGCCTTCCCGCGGGCCTGACGGAGGACGGGGTACCCGTTGGGATCGAGCTTCTGGGAAAGCCCTTCAGCGAGCCCGATCTCATCGCGATGGCCTTCGACTATGAGAGGGTGGCAAGGCCGCGCGTCCCCCCGCAGCGAACGCCGTCTCTGAAGAGCGGCCCGCTGAGCCGCGCCTTCACTTTGGAGGCGTCTCAGAACGGCATCACTGTGGAGGCCACGTTCCTTCTCGACCATCCGAGCCAGACGCTCGACTACCGCATCGATCTCGAGGGCGTTCTGCCAGGCGAGGTCACATCGATTCGAATGCACCGCGGGGAGAATGG